The proteins below come from a single Gordonia pseudamarae genomic window:
- a CDS encoding type II toxin-antitoxin system PemK/MazF family toxin has product MAVVERGDVWWVDFGEPLGSEPGYRRPALIVSSDRFNRSRIATVIVSAVTSNLRLAAAPGNVELAAGTAGLPKDCVVNVSQTLVVDRARLTEPIGTLAFHIMRRVDDGLRLVFAV; this is encoded by the coding sequence GTGGCAGTGGTAGAACGCGGCGATGTCTGGTGGGTCGATTTCGGTGAGCCGCTCGGCTCCGAGCCCGGCTACCGCAGGCCCGCTCTGATCGTCTCGTCGGACCGGTTCAACCGATCCCGGATCGCGACGGTCATCGTATCGGCGGTCACCAGCAATCTGCGACTGGCCGCAGCACCGGGAAACGTGGAACTCGCCGCCGGTACCGCGGGCCTTCCGAAGGACTGCGTGGTCAACGTATCCCAGACGCTGGTCGTCGACCGCGCACGGCTCACCGAGCCGATCGGCACCCTCGCGTTCCACATCATGCGCCGGGTCGACGACGGATTGCGCCTGGTGTTCGCCGTGTGA
- a CDS encoding acyl-CoA dehydrogenase family protein, producing MKRTIFETEHEQFRESVRAFLRKEAVPHTDRWEANGLVDREFWSAAAAHGFVGFAAPEEFGGGGLRDFRFNAVLNEEVVRTGTVGDGFSLTNDIVLPYYLDIASPEQQARWIPGIIKGDTVIAVSMSEPGTGSDLRGIKSTAVRDGAGWRLSGSKTFVTSGIQADLVIVAARIAEGGLGLFVVASGQKGFTRGRKLDKIGRKAQDTAELFFDNVYVPDSDVLGEPGKGLHYLMGNLAQERLSMAVVAVASAEYAVDIAVAYGKERTAFGQPVGSFQANRFRLAELATKVSMARVYVDRCIEAQNADELTAAEAAGAKFTTTELEFEALDACLQIHGGYGYMEEYEVARRWRDCRVQRIYGGTNEIMREIVGRSLGL from the coding sequence ATGAAACGCACCATCTTCGAGACCGAACACGAGCAATTCCGCGAGTCCGTGCGCGCTTTTCTGCGCAAGGAGGCCGTGCCGCATACCGACAGGTGGGAGGCGAACGGACTCGTCGACCGCGAATTCTGGTCGGCGGCCGCCGCGCATGGTTTCGTCGGATTCGCCGCACCCGAGGAATTCGGTGGCGGCGGACTACGGGACTTCCGGTTCAACGCGGTCCTCAACGAGGAGGTGGTTCGCACCGGAACCGTCGGCGACGGATTCTCCCTCACCAACGACATCGTGCTGCCGTACTATCTCGACATCGCCTCGCCCGAGCAGCAGGCCCGGTGGATTCCGGGGATCATCAAGGGCGACACGGTGATCGCGGTGTCGATGTCCGAACCAGGTACCGGCTCGGATCTGCGCGGCATCAAGTCCACCGCGGTGCGCGACGGTGCAGGCTGGCGGCTCAGCGGCTCGAAGACATTTGTCACCAGCGGCATTCAGGCCGATCTGGTGATCGTCGCCGCCCGCATCGCCGAAGGCGGTCTCGGTTTGTTCGTGGTCGCCTCGGGGCAGAAGGGCTTCACCCGTGGCCGCAAACTGGACAAGATCGGCCGCAAGGCCCAGGACACCGCGGAACTGTTCTTCGACAATGTGTACGTGCCGGATTCGGATGTGCTCGGCGAACCGGGCAAGGGGCTGCATTACCTGATGGGCAACCTTGCCCAGGAACGGCTGTCGATGGCGGTGGTCGCCGTGGCCAGTGCGGAGTACGCCGTGGACATCGCGGTGGCCTACGGTAAGGAGCGCACGGCATTCGGTCAGCCGGTGGGCAGCTTCCAGGCCAACCGGTTCCGGCTCGCGGAACTGGCCACCAAGGTGTCGATGGCCCGGGTGTACGTCGACCGCTGCATCGAGGCGCAGAACGCGGACGAGTTGACCGCCGCCGAGGCCGCGGGCGCCAAATTCACCACCACCGAACTCGAATTCGAGGCTCTGGACGCGTGCCTGCAGATCCACGGCGGGTACGGGTACATGGAGGAGTACGAGGTGGCCCGGCGCTGGCGGGATTGCCGCGTGCAGCGCATCTACGGCGGCACCAACGAGATCATGCGGGAGATCGTGGGCCGGTCGTTGGGGCTTTAG
- a CDS encoding acyl-CoA dehydrogenase family protein codes for MASTINGSARSVAPERGVYGPDHEAFRDSFRRFLATRVVPGYETWEREGVIAREMFTEAGSHGFLGMAIPEEFGGGGSDDFRFNAIIAEEVSYAGVMSFGVNLHNDICVPYFLHYATDEQRHRWLPGLASGELIAAIAMTEPGTGSDLAGIATTAVLDGDHYVLNGSKTFISNGINADIVIVAARTESDSRHGGLSLLVVERGMEGFERGRNLDKIGMHAQDTAELSFTDVRVPVANLLGESGRGFRYLVSNLPQERLTIAVASVAAAARAVELTADYVNERKAFGKPLAAQQNTRFTIADAHVQTEVTRAFVDNCLALHVDGALSADRAAMAKLAATENQGRVVDACLQMFGGYGYMAEYPISRAYVDARVQRIYGGASEIMKEIIARSLGLGK; via the coding sequence ATGGCAAGCACGATCAACGGGTCCGCGCGATCGGTGGCGCCTGAGCGTGGTGTCTACGGGCCCGACCACGAGGCGTTCCGGGACAGCTTCCGCCGGTTCCTGGCCACCCGGGTGGTGCCCGGCTACGAGACGTGGGAACGCGAGGGCGTGATCGCCCGGGAGATGTTCACCGAGGCCGGATCGCACGGCTTCCTCGGAATGGCGATCCCCGAGGAATTCGGCGGCGGAGGTTCCGACGACTTCCGCTTCAACGCGATCATCGCCGAGGAGGTCTCCTACGCGGGGGTGATGTCGTTCGGCGTCAACCTGCACAATGACATCTGCGTTCCCTACTTCCTGCACTATGCGACCGACGAGCAACGGCACCGGTGGCTACCCGGACTGGCCTCCGGCGAGCTGATCGCGGCCATCGCCATGACCGAGCCGGGCACCGGTTCGGATCTGGCCGGCATCGCGACGACGGCCGTGCTCGATGGTGATCACTACGTGCTGAACGGCTCGAAGACGTTCATCTCCAACGGCATCAACGCCGACATCGTCATCGTGGCGGCCCGCACGGAGAGCGACAGCCGCCACGGCGGCCTGTCGCTGCTGGTGGTGGAACGCGGCATGGAAGGATTCGAACGCGGCCGCAACCTGGACAAGATCGGCATGCACGCCCAGGACACCGCCGAACTGTCGTTCACCGACGTCCGGGTTCCGGTCGCCAATCTGCTCGGCGAATCGGGGCGGGGCTTCCGGTACCTGGTCTCCAATCTGCCGCAGGAACGGCTCACGATCGCCGTGGCGAGCGTGGCCGCCGCCGCGCGGGCGGTGGAACTGACCGCCGACTACGTCAACGAGCGCAAGGCGTTCGGCAAACCACTTGCCGCACAGCAGAACACCAGGTTCACCATCGCCGACGCGCACGTGCAGACCGAGGTCACCCGCGCGTTCGTCGACAACTGTCTGGCGCTGCACGTCGACGGTGCGCTCAGCGCCGACCGTGCGGCCATGGCCAAGCTGGCGGCCACCGAGAACCAGGGCCGGGTCGTCGACGCCTGCCTGCAGATGTTCGGCGGCTACGGCTACATGGCCGAATATCCCATCTCCCGTGCGTATGTCGATGCCCGCGTGCAGCGGATCTACGGCGGCGCCAGCGAGATCATGAAAGAGATCATCGCCAGGTCACTCGGCCTGGGAAAGTAG